One stretch of Pseudomonas fluorescens Q2-87 DNA includes these proteins:
- a CDS encoding cold-shock protein, with the protein MAARETGNVKWFNDAKGYGFIQREGGADVFVHYRAIRGEGHRSLTEGQQVEYAVVEGQKGLQAEDVVGL; encoded by the coding sequence ATGGCAGCACGCGAAACCGGAAACGTGAAGTGGTTCAACGACGCCAAGGGCTATGGCTTCATTCAGCGCGAAGGCGGGGCGGACGTGTTCGTGCATTACCGCGCGATCCGTGGTGAAGGCCACCGCTCGCTGACCGAGGGCCAGCAGGTCGAATACGCGGTCGTCGAAGGGCAGAAGGGCTTGCAGGCTGAGGATGTGGTGGGGTTGTAA
- a CDS encoding putative RNA methyltransferase: MLACPICSEPLNAVDNGVVCPAGHRFDRARQGYLNLLPVQHKNSRDPGDNQAMVEARRDFLNAGHYAPVARRLAELAAERAPGRWLDIGCGEGYYTAQIAEALPDADGYALDISREAVKRACKRNPQLTWLIASMARVPLADGCCQFLASVFSPLDWQEAKRLLSPGGGLMKVGPTAGHLMELRERLYDEVREYTDDKHLALVPSGMVLDHSETLEFKLTLASGQDRANLLAMTPHGWRASAERRANVIEQAEPFEVTVSMRYDYFVLQ, encoded by the coding sequence ATGCTCGCCTGCCCGATCTGCAGTGAACCGCTGAACGCCGTGGACAACGGCGTGGTGTGCCCGGCCGGGCACCGCTTCGACCGTGCGCGGCAGGGTTACCTGAACCTGCTGCCGGTGCAGCACAAGAACAGCCGTGACCCCGGCGACAACCAGGCGATGGTCGAAGCTCGTCGCGACTTTCTCAACGCTGGGCATTACGCCCCCGTTGCCCGACGCCTGGCCGAACTGGCCGCCGAACGCGCGCCGGGACGTTGGCTGGACATCGGCTGCGGCGAGGGTTACTACACCGCGCAGATCGCTGAAGCGCTACCCGATGCCGACGGCTATGCCTTGGACATTTCCCGCGAGGCGGTCAAGCGTGCCTGCAAACGTAACCCGCAACTGACCTGGTTGATCGCCAGCATGGCCCGCGTCCCGCTGGCGGACGGTTGCTGCCAGTTCCTGGCGAGTGTATTCAGCCCACTGGACTGGCAAGAGGCCAAGCGCCTGCTCAGCCCCGGCGGCGGTTTGATGAAGGTCGGCCCGACCGCGGGGCACCTGATGGAGCTGCGCGAACGCCTGTACGACGAAGTGCGCGAGTACACCGACGACAAGCACCTGGCCCTGGTACCGTCGGGCATGGTCCTGGATCACAGCGAAACCCTCGAATTCAAGCTGACGCTCGCCAGTGGCCAGGACCGTGCCAACCTCTTGGCCATGACGCCCCACGGCTGGCGCGCCAGTGCCGAACGCCGCGCCAATGTGATCGAGCAGGCCGAGCCGTTCGAAGTCACCGTGTCGATGCGCTACGATTATTTCGTTCTTCAATAA
- a CDS encoding type II toxin-antitoxin system HigB family toxin, with amino-acid sequence MRIIAISHLKAFWENYPDSEQQLKAWLDDAKKATWTNPNDIKAQYGNASILKSRRVVFNIKGNDYRLVVAIAYRFGAVYIKFVGTHRRYDEIDANIVEME; translated from the coding sequence ATGAGAATTATCGCCATCAGTCATCTGAAAGCCTTTTGGGAGAACTACCCAGATTCCGAACAGCAGCTTAAGGCTTGGCTTGACGATGCCAAAAAAGCCACTTGGACCAACCCAAACGACATCAAGGCGCAATACGGTAACGCAAGCATTCTCAAGAGTCGCCGCGTGGTGTTCAACATCAAGGGTAACGACTACCGCCTGGTGGTCGCCATTGCCTACCGCTTCGGCGCTGTGTACATCAAGTTTGTCGGCACTCATCGTCGGTACGATGAGATCGACGCAAACATCGTGGAAATGGAGTAA
- a CDS encoding aminotransferase class V-fold PLP-dependent enzyme, giving the protein MLIQSPWRADFPAIAALHRQGQTYLDNAATTQKPQALLDALAHYYANGAANVHRAQHLPGAHATQAFEDSRLKVSQWLNAGDSGQIVFTHGATSALNLLAYGLEHLFNPGDEIVISALEHHANLLPWQQLAERRALTLVVLPLDADGVIDLGAAAELIGTRTRLLAVSQLSNVLGAWQPLPALLAMAKAQGALTVVDGAQGVVHGRHDVQALGCDFYVFSSHKLYGPDGLGALFGRTEALRQLRHWQFGGEMVQLADYHSATFRPAPLGFEAGTPPIASVIGLGATLDYLSGLDPQAIIDHEAALHDYLLHGLLARNGVRLVGNPRLALVSFVVEGVHNADLAHLLTEQGVAVRAGHHCAMPLFKHLQLSGAIRVSLALYNDSADLERFFGALDQALEMLR; this is encoded by the coding sequence ATGTTGATCCAATCCCCCTGGCGCGCCGATTTCCCGGCCATCGCCGCCCTGCATCGGCAAGGCCAGACCTACCTGGACAATGCCGCCACGACCCAAAAGCCCCAAGCCCTGCTGGACGCCCTGGCGCATTACTACGCCAATGGCGCGGCCAACGTGCACCGTGCGCAGCATCTACCGGGCGCCCACGCGACCCAGGCATTCGAAGACAGTCGCCTTAAGGTGTCGCAATGGCTCAACGCTGGGGACAGCGGGCAGATCGTCTTCACTCATGGCGCGACGTCTGCGCTGAATCTCCTGGCCTACGGCCTGGAACACCTATTCAACCCGGGCGATGAAATCGTCATCAGCGCCCTGGAACACCACGCCAACCTGCTGCCATGGCAACAATTGGCCGAACGCCGCGCGTTGACGCTGGTGGTGTTGCCGCTGGATGCCGACGGGGTGATCGACCTGGGCGCCGCCGCCGAGCTGATCGGCACGCGCACGCGCTTGCTGGCGGTGAGCCAGTTGTCCAATGTGCTCGGCGCCTGGCAACCATTGCCGGCGTTGCTGGCAATGGCCAAGGCCCAAGGCGCGTTGACAGTCGTCGACGGCGCCCAGGGCGTGGTCCACGGCCGTCACGACGTGCAGGCCCTGGGCTGTGACTTCTATGTATTTTCCAGCCATAAACTCTACGGCCCCGACGGATTGGGCGCTTTGTTTGGTCGCACCGAAGCGCTTCGCCAACTACGGCATTGGCAATTTGGCGGCGAGATGGTGCAACTGGCGGATTATCACAGCGCTACCTTCCGCCCGGCACCGCTCGGTTTCGAAGCAGGCACGCCCCCCATCGCCAGCGTAATCGGCCTGGGCGCCACCTTGGACTACCTGTCCGGCCTCGACCCGCAAGCGATCATCGACCACGAAGCGGCGCTGCACGACTATCTGCTCCACGGCCTGCTGGCGCGCAACGGCGTCCGCCTGGTGGGCAATCCGCGCCTGGCACTGGTCAGCTTCGTGGTCGAAGGCGTGCACAACGCCGACCTGGCCCACTTGCTGACCGAGCAAGGCGTTGCCGTGCGCGCCGGGCATCATTGCGCTATGCCGCTGTTCAAGCATTTGCAACTGTCCGGAGCAATCCGAGTGTCGCTGGCGCTGTACAACGATTCCGCCGACCTCGAACGTTTCTTCGGCGCCCTGGACCAGGCCTTGGAGATGCTCCGATGA
- a CDS encoding ArsC family reductase yields MPKENKHLQLFGIKACDTMKKARTWLDEHAVRYDFHDYKSAGIDREHLTQWCNEHGWQVVLNRAGTTFRKLDDERKADLDQTKAIELMLAQPSMIKRPVLDLGDRTLIGFKPDIYAAEIK; encoded by the coding sequence ATGCCCAAGGAAAACAAGCATCTACAGCTTTTCGGCATCAAAGCCTGCGATACGATGAAAAAAGCGCGTACCTGGCTCGATGAGCACGCGGTGCGCTATGACTTTCACGACTACAAGAGCGCCGGCATCGACCGTGAGCACCTGACCCAATGGTGCAACGAGCATGGCTGGCAAGTGGTGTTGAACCGTGCCGGTACGACCTTTCGCAAGCTCGACGACGAACGCAAAGCCGATCTCGACCAGACGAAAGCCATCGAACTGATGCTCGCCCAACCCTCGATGATCAAGCGCCCGGTGCTCGATCTCGGTGACAGAACCCTGATTGGCTTCAAGCCAGATATTTATGCGGCAGAGATCAAGTAA
- the tcdA gene encoding tRNA cyclic N6-threonylcarbamoyladenosine(37) synthase TcdA, which yields MVMSSEDPRFAGIARLYGIEGLERLRAAHVAIVGVGGVGSWAAEAIARCGVGEISLFDLDDVCVSNANRQLHALDSTVGKPKVDVMAERLRGINPDCTVHAVADFVTRDTMAEYITPNIDCVIDCIDSVNAKAALIAWCKRRKIQIITTGGAGGQIDPTLIQVCDLNRTFNDPLASKVRSTLRRDYGFSRTVTRHYSVPCVFSTEQLRYPKPDGSICLQKSFVGDGVKLDCAGGFGAVMMVTATFGMVAATKAVDKIVAGVRRPADRVKPG from the coding sequence ATGGTCATGAGTTCAGAAGATCCACGGTTTGCCGGCATCGCCCGTTTGTATGGCATTGAAGGCCTGGAACGCCTGCGGGCGGCCCACGTGGCGATTGTCGGCGTGGGCGGCGTCGGTTCCTGGGCCGCGGAAGCCATCGCCCGTTGTGGCGTGGGCGAGATTTCGCTGTTCGACCTGGACGATGTCTGTGTCAGCAACGCCAACCGTCAGTTGCATGCCCTGGACAGCACCGTTGGCAAGCCCAAGGTCGACGTCATGGCCGAGCGGCTGCGCGGGATCAACCCCGACTGTACCGTTCACGCGGTGGCCGATTTCGTCACGCGCGACACCATGGCCGAATACATCACGCCGAACATCGACTGCGTGATTGACTGCATCGACAGCGTCAACGCCAAGGCTGCGCTGATTGCCTGGTGCAAGCGCCGCAAAATCCAGATCATCACCACCGGGGGCGCGGGCGGGCAGATTGATCCGACGTTGATCCAGGTCTGCGACTTGAACCGTACCTTCAACGATCCGCTGGCTTCGAAGGTGCGCTCCACCTTGCGTCGCGACTACGGTTTCTCCCGCACCGTGACCCGTCACTACAGCGTGCCCTGTGTATTTTCCACCGAGCAACTGCGCTACCCGAAACCGGACGGCAGCATCTGCTTGCAGAAGAGTTTTGTTGGCGACGGCGTGAAGCTCGACTGCGCGGGTGGGTTTGGCGCGGTGATGATGGTCACGGCGACATTCGGCATGGTCGCGGCGACCAAGGCTGTGGATAAGATCGTGGCGGGTGTGCGGCGGCCGGCGGACAGGGTCAAGCCCGGGTAG
- a CDS encoding helix-turn-helix domain-containing protein has translation MKIRPIRTDEEYRVALKEISPLFENEPEPGTPEGDAFEVMITLIEAYETKNFPVDLPDPIEAIKFRMDQSGLTAADLAPAIGKTNRVYEVLNRKRSLTLPMIWKLHDMFGIPAESLIKPVKAA, from the coding sequence ATGAAAATTCGCCCAATCCGCACCGATGAAGAATACCGGGTAGCTCTCAAAGAGATCTCTCCCCTGTTTGAGAATGAGCCTGAACCTGGCACCCCGGAAGGCGATGCTTTCGAAGTCATGATCACTCTGATCGAGGCCTACGAAACCAAGAACTTCCCGGTTGATTTGCCTGACCCAATTGAAGCCATCAAGTTTCGCATGGATCAATCCGGACTCACCGCGGCCGATCTGGCTCCCGCTATCGGAAAAACGAACCGCGTATACGAGGTGCTCAACCGTAAACGCTCGTTAACTCTGCCCATGATCTGGAAGCTTCACGATATGTTCGGCATCCCCGCAGAAAGCCTGATAAAGCCAGTAAAAGCTGCCTGA
- a CDS encoding Na+/H+ antiporter, which yields MQSAYTVLILLMLVGVSRLIGRLIPLPLPLVQIGAGAVLAWPSLGLHVALDPELFLFLFLPPLLFSDGWRMPKRELWRLRGPILTLAVGLVLFTVVGAGYFIHWLLPSIPLPVAFALAAVLSPTDAVAVSAIARDRLPGPLMHMLQGEALMNDASGLVTFKFALAAAITGVFSLTSASLTFVLVAVGGLLVGVALSWLVGRLRAWMIARGWDDPATHVVFMLLLPFAAYVLAERLGASGILSAVAAGMMQSWLDLLPRQTGTRLLNRSVWSLLEFAFNGLIFLLLGLQLPDIIKAVTSHEATLWPTLFYRCLDVLAIFLVLLVLRFVWVQSIWRLSGLLRHWRGKGELTLVPTARSCWLLTFGGVRGAVTLAGVLSVPLLLGAGEAFPERDLLIFIAAGVILLSLIAACIALPILLRGIEKSPDDKRRNEVRDAWRKTAEAAIRALEVEEPAEAVSPPDAAKAALATEVKARLMSEYRHQLEIFNDSAEAQALAFDMDLLERRLRLKAFRAQRLELYRLSRHHQIGDDVLREVLGELDLAEANLGLGK from the coding sequence ATGCAAAGCGCCTATACCGTCCTGATCCTGTTGATGCTGGTGGGCGTGTCGCGCCTGATCGGACGGTTGATCCCGCTGCCGTTGCCCCTGGTGCAGATCGGCGCCGGCGCCGTGCTGGCCTGGCCCTCGCTGGGGCTGCATGTAGCGCTTGATCCCGAGTTGTTCCTGTTTCTGTTCCTGCCGCCGCTGCTGTTCTCCGATGGTTGGCGCATGCCCAAACGCGAGTTGTGGCGCCTGCGCGGGCCGATCCTGACGTTGGCGGTGGGGCTGGTGTTGTTCACGGTGGTGGGCGCCGGGTACTTCATTCATTGGCTGCTGCCGAGTATCCCGCTGCCGGTCGCTTTCGCCCTGGCTGCGGTGCTGTCACCCACCGACGCTGTGGCAGTGTCGGCGATTGCCCGGGATCGCCTGCCCGGGCCGCTGATGCACATGCTCCAGGGCGAGGCGCTGATGAACGATGCGTCGGGCCTGGTGACCTTCAAGTTTGCCTTGGCGGCGGCTATCACCGGCGTGTTTTCCCTAACCAGCGCGAGCCTGACTTTCGTCCTGGTGGCGGTCGGCGGCCTGCTGGTCGGCGTGGCCCTGAGTTGGCTGGTAGGCCGCTTGCGGGCCTGGATGATTGCCCGGGGCTGGGACGATCCGGCCACCCACGTGGTTTTCATGTTGTTGCTGCCGTTTGCTGCCTATGTGCTGGCTGAACGCTTGGGCGCCTCGGGCATTCTCTCGGCGGTGGCGGCGGGGATGATGCAGAGCTGGCTCGACCTGCTGCCGCGCCAGACCGGCACGCGGTTACTCAATCGCAGCGTCTGGTCGCTGCTGGAGTTTGCCTTCAATGGCTTGATCTTCCTGCTGCTGGGCTTGCAGTTGCCCGACATCATCAAAGCGGTGACCAGCCATGAAGCCACCCTGTGGCCGACATTGTTCTACCGCTGTCTCGACGTACTGGCGATTTTCCTTGTGTTACTGGTGCTGCGGTTTGTCTGGGTGCAAAGCATCTGGCGCCTGTCGGGGCTGTTGCGCCACTGGCGTGGCAAGGGCGAATTGACGCTGGTGCCCACGGCGCGCTCTTGCTGGTTGCTCACGTTCGGTGGGGTACGCGGTGCGGTGACATTGGCGGGTGTGCTGTCAGTTCCGTTGCTGTTGGGGGCGGGCGAGGCGTTTCCCGAGCGAGACTTGCTTATCTTCATTGCCGCCGGCGTCATCTTGCTGTCGTTGATAGCGGCGTGTATCGCCTTGCCGATATTGCTGCGCGGAATCGAGAAAAGCCCCGATGACAAACGTCGCAACGAAGTACGCGATGCCTGGCGAAAAACCGCCGAAGCGGCGATCCGCGCGCTGGAAGTGGAAGAACCGGCCGAAGCCGTCAGCCCGCCGGATGCGGCCAAGGCCGCGCTGGCGACCGAGGTCAAGGCGCGGCTGATGTCCGAGTATCGGCATCAGTTGGAGATATTCAACGACTCCGCCGAAGCCCAGGCGCTGGCATTCGATATGGATCTGCTGGAGCGCCGGCTGCGTTTGAAGGCTTTTCGGGCGCAGCGGCTGGAGTTGTATCGTCTTAGCCGTCATCACCAGATTGGGGATGATGTGTTGCGTGAGGTGCTGGGGGAGTTGGATCTGGCGGAGGCGAATTTGGGGTTGGGTAAATAA
- a CDS encoding DUF6124 family protein, translated as MIKETPNPPKPASTFPYGDYAPEKLQEAADRALDHYLKPGDSESEPKPSTQLFIVSDSVDTEALLANLSETLASANAMLSDLAFDLDGSRRHVALGVAQMIELGALLATKALDRVELRT; from the coding sequence ATGATCAAAGAAACTCCGAATCCTCCAAAGCCAGCATCAACTTTCCCCTACGGCGACTACGCCCCCGAAAAGCTGCAAGAAGCCGCTGATCGTGCGTTGGATCATTACCTCAAGCCTGGCGACAGCGAGTCAGAACCCAAGCCCTCGACGCAGCTGTTCATCGTGTCGGACAGCGTCGATACCGAAGCCCTGTTGGCCAACCTCAGCGAAACCCTCGCTTCGGCCAATGCGATGCTCAGTGACCTGGCGTTTGATCTGGACGGCTCGCGGCGGCATGTGGCGTTGGGAGTGGCGCAGATGATTGAGTTGGGGGCGTTGTTGGCGACCAAGGCCTTGGATCGGGTAGAGCTTCGGACTTGA
- the dapD gene encoding 2,3,4,5-tetrahydropyridine-2,6-dicarboxylate N-succinyltransferase produces MSTTLFSLAFGVGTQNRQGAWLEVFYAQPLLNPSADIVAAIAPILGYSEGNQAITFTTAQASQLAEVLKGVDAAQAALLTRLAESHKPLVATLLAEDAQLSSTPEAYLKLHLLSHRLVKPHGLNLAGIFPLLPNVAWTSQGAIDLGELAEHQLEARLRGELLEVFSVDKFPKMTDYVVPAGVRIADAARIRLGAYVGEGTTVMHEGFVNFNAGTEGPGMIEGRVSAGVFVGKGSDLGGGCSTMGTLSGGGNIVIKVGEGCLIGANAGIGIPLGDRNTVESGLYVTAGTKVKLLDENNQLVKVVKARDLAGQPDLLFRRNSETGAVECKTHKSAIELNEALHAHN; encoded by the coding sequence ATGTCCACTACCCTGTTCAGCCTGGCCTTCGGCGTCGGCACTCAAAACCGTCAAGGCGCCTGGCTGGAAGTGTTCTACGCACAGCCGCTGCTCAATCCATCGGCCGATATCGTTGCCGCCATTGCGCCGATCCTTGGCTACAGCGAAGGCAACCAAGCCATCACCTTCACCACCGCCCAGGCCTCGCAACTGGCAGAAGTGCTCAAGGGCGTCGATGCCGCGCAAGCCGCACTGCTGACCCGCCTGGCCGAAAGTCATAAGCCGCTGGTCGCCACGCTGCTGGCCGAAGATGCGCAACTGAGCTCCACCCCTGAGGCTTACCTCAAGCTGCACCTGTTGTCCCATCGCCTGGTCAAGCCCCATGGCCTGAACCTGGCCGGCATTTTCCCTCTGCTGCCGAACGTAGCCTGGACCAGCCAAGGCGCGATCGACCTGGGCGAACTGGCCGAGCACCAGCTCGAAGCCCGTCTGCGCGGCGAGTTGCTGGAGGTGTTCTCGGTGGATAAATTCCCGAAAATGACCGACTACGTGGTCCCGGCTGGCGTGCGGATCGCCGATGCCGCGCGGATCCGCCTGGGCGCCTACGTGGGTGAAGGCACCACGGTCATGCACGAAGGTTTCGTCAACTTCAACGCCGGTACCGAAGGCCCGGGCATGATCGAAGGCCGCGTCTCGGCTGGCGTGTTCGTCGGCAAGGGGTCGGACTTGGGCGGCGGCTGCTCGACCATGGGCACCCTGTCGGGCGGCGGCAACATCGTGATCAAGGTCGGCGAAGGCTGCCTGATCGGCGCCAACGCCGGCATCGGTATTCCGTTGGGCGACCGCAACACCGTGGAGTCGGGCCTGTACGTAACCGCCGGCACCAAGGTCAAGCTGCTGGACGAGAACAACCAACTGGTCAAAGTGGTCAAGGCCCGCGACCTGGCCGGCCAGCCGGACCTGCTGTTCCGCCGCAACTCCGAGACCGGCGCGGTGGAATGCAAGACGCATAAATCGGCCATCGAGCTGAACGAAGCACTGCACGCGCACAACTAA
- a CDS encoding SufE family protein has translation MNLPADAATALQIFQDASGWEQRARLLMQWGERLPPLSDADKCDANLVHGCESQVWLVGRLHDGHWQFCASSDARLIRGLVALLLARVNGLSVEELQQVDLPGWFNALGLSRQLSPSRSNGLNAVLQRMRELAR, from the coding sequence ATGAACCTGCCGGCCGATGCTGCCACGGCGTTGCAGATTTTCCAAGACGCCTCAGGCTGGGAACAACGCGCACGGCTGCTGATGCAATGGGGCGAACGTTTGCCGCCGTTGAGCGACGCAGACAAATGCGACGCCAACCTCGTCCACGGTTGTGAAAGCCAGGTGTGGTTGGTGGGGCGATTGCACGATGGGCATTGGCAGTTTTGCGCCAGCAGCGATGCGCGGTTGATCCGCGGGTTGGTGGCGTTGCTGCTGGCGCGGGTCAATGGGCTGTCAGTCGAAGAGCTGCAACAGGTGGACTTGCCGGGCTGGTTCAATGCGTTGGGGCTGTCGCGGCAATTGTCGCCTTCGCGCAGCAACGGCTTGAATGCGGTGTTGCAGCGGATGCGTGAGCTGGCGCGATAA
- the dapE gene encoding succinyl-diaminopimelate desuccinylase — MTAHADLSPTLQLACDLIRRPSVTPVDADCQKLMMQRLGNAGFKLEPMRIEDVDNFWASHGKHDGPVLCFAGHTDVVPTGPVQAWQLDPFDAVIDEQGMLCGRGAADMKGSLAAMIVAAERFVADYPDHKGSLTFLITSDEEGPAHHGTKAVVERLKARQERLDWCIVGEPSSTTLVGDVVKNGRRGSLGAKLTVRGKQGHVAYPHLAKNPIHLAAPALAELAAEHWDHGNDFFPPTSFQISNLNAGTGATNVIPGDLVAVFNFRFSTESTVEGLQQRVAAILDKHQLDWHIDWALSGLPFLTEPGALLDAVSSSIKDVTGRETKASTSGGTSDGRFIATMGTQVVELGPVNATIHQVDERVLAADLDVLTEIYYKTLIKLLA, encoded by the coding sequence ATGACGGCCCACGCCGACCTCTCGCCGACCCTGCAACTCGCCTGCGACCTGATCCGCCGTCCGTCCGTGACGCCGGTGGATGCCGATTGCCAGAAATTGATGATGCAGCGCCTGGGCAATGCCGGCTTCAAGCTCGAACCGATGCGCATCGAGGATGTGGATAACTTCTGGGCCAGCCATGGCAAGCATGACGGCCCGGTGCTGTGCTTCGCCGGGCACACCGACGTGGTGCCGACCGGTCCGGTGCAGGCCTGGCAGCTCGACCCGTTCGATGCGGTCATCGACGAGCAGGGTATGCTGTGCGGTCGTGGCGCGGCGGACATGAAAGGCAGCCTCGCGGCAATGATCGTGGCGGCCGAACGTTTCGTCGCCGACTACCCGGACCACAAGGGCTCGCTGACCTTCCTGATCACCAGCGACGAAGAAGGCCCGGCCCATCATGGCACCAAGGCCGTGGTCGAACGCCTCAAGGCCCGCCAGGAACGACTGGACTGGTGCATCGTCGGCGAACCGTCGAGCACCACGCTGGTGGGAGACGTGGTCAAGAATGGCCGTCGTGGTTCCCTCGGTGCGAAACTGACGGTGCGCGGCAAGCAAGGCCATGTGGCTTATCCACATCTTGCCAAGAACCCGATCCACCTGGCCGCGCCAGCCTTGGCCGAACTGGCCGCCGAGCATTGGGACCATGGCAACGATTTCTTCCCGCCCACCAGTTTCCAGATTTCCAACCTCAACGCCGGCACCGGCGCGACCAACGTGATCCCCGGTGACCTGGTGGCGGTGTTCAACTTCCGCTTCTCCACCGAGTCCACCGTCGAAGGCCTGCAGCAGCGCGTCGCCGCTATCCTCGACAAGCACCAGTTGGACTGGCACATCGACTGGGCGCTGTCCGGCCTGCCGTTCCTCACCGAGCCGGGCGCGTTGTTGGACGCGGTGTCGTCGAGCATCAAGGACGTCACCGGTCGCGAGACCAAAGCGTCCACCAGCGGTGGCACTTCCGACGGCCGCTTCATCGCCACCATGGGCACCCAAGTGGTGGAGTTGGGGCCGGTCAACGCGACCATCCACCAGGTCGACGAGCGGGTGCTGGCGGCCGATCTCGATGTGCTGACCGAGATCTACTACAAGACGCTGATCAAGTTGCTCGCCTGA